One genomic window of Comamonas serinivorans includes the following:
- a CDS encoding DUF2905 domain-containing protein translates to MIRWVIVVFLALVVLNGLTPWLRKLGLGRLPGDFRFRLLGRDWDIPLASTLILSALLNWLVHLV, encoded by the coding sequence ATGATCCGCTGGGTCATCGTGGTGTTCCTGGCGCTGGTCGTCCTCAACGGCCTGACGCCCTGGCTGCGCAAACTGGGCCTGGGGCGGCTGCCCGGCGACTTTCGCTTTCGCCTGCTGGGCCGCGATTGGGACATCCCCCTGGCCAGCACGCTGATCCTGTCCGCGCTGCTGAATTGGCTGGTGCACCTGGTGTGA